The Lentzea guizhouensis genome contains a region encoding:
- a CDS encoding YCF48-related protein: MRIIAAALAAFLVLPGVAAASEGYWELKPTGTDARLRGLSAVNGQVAWVSGSKGTVLRTTNGGRSWESVAPPDTATLDFRDIEAFDARNAVALSIGEGEASRIYRTSDGGKSWHEEFRNTDPKAFYDCVAFFDRFRGLALSDPVDGKFRVLRTWDGGRSWHVDDTKGMPEALPGEFAFAASGQCVTTSGNHAWIATGGGAKARVLESRDGGRSWRASEVPLPSGEAAGVFAVAFKTPWRGVAIGGDYLKPTDPTPAFATYDKKGWVAGTKAPVGYRSGIAYRGNGLVAVGPSGTDVSKDGKSWRVADTGSFDTVDCAGHTCWAAGEKGRVGRI, translated from the coding sequence ATGAGGATCATCGCGGCGGCACTCGCCGCTTTTCTGGTTCTGCCTGGGGTCGCGGCGGCCTCGGAGGGCTACTGGGAGCTCAAACCGACTGGGACGGACGCGCGGCTGCGTGGGTTGTCCGCCGTCAACGGGCAGGTCGCGTGGGTCAGCGGCTCGAAGGGCACCGTCCTGCGCACCACGAACGGTGGGCGGTCGTGGGAGTCCGTGGCGCCGCCGGACACCGCCACGCTGGACTTCCGCGACATCGAGGCCTTCGACGCGCGCAACGCGGTGGCGTTGTCGATCGGTGAAGGGGAGGCGTCGCGGATCTACCGGACCTCGGATGGCGGGAAGTCCTGGCACGAGGAGTTCCGCAACACCGACCCGAAGGCGTTCTACGACTGCGTGGCCTTCTTCGACCGGTTCCGCGGGCTGGCGTTGAGCGATCCGGTCGACGGGAAGTTCCGGGTGCTCCGGACGTGGGACGGCGGCAGGTCGTGGCACGTCGACGACACCAAGGGGATGCCGGAGGCGTTGCCGGGGGAGTTCGCGTTCGCGGCCAGTGGGCAGTGTGTGACGACGAGCGGGAACCACGCGTGGATCGCGACCGGCGGCGGCGCGAAGGCACGGGTGCTGGAGTCGAGGGACGGCGGCCGGTCGTGGCGGGCGAGTGAGGTGCCGTTGCCGTCAGGGGAGGCGGCCGGGGTGTTCGCGGTGGCGTTCAAGACGCCGTGGCGGGGTGTGGCGATCGGGGGTGACTACCTGAAGCCGACGGATCCGACGCCCGCGTTCGCGACCTACGACAAAAAGGGCTGGGTGGCCGGCACCAAAGCTCCGGTGGGCTACCGGTCGGGGATCGCCTACCGGGGCAACGGGCTGGTGGCGGTCGGCCCGTCGGGGACGGACGTGAGCAAGGACGGCAAGAGCTGGCGGGTGGCGGACACCGGGAGCTTCGACACCGTGGACTGCGCCGGGCACACGTGCTGGGCGGCGGGGGAGAAGGGACGAGTGGGGCGGATTTAG
- the pafA gene encoding Pup--protein ligase, whose amino-acid sequence MQRRIFGIETEFGVTCTFHGQRRLSPDEVARYLFRRVVSWGRSSNVFLRNGSRLYLDVGSHPEYATAECDDLAQLVTHDKAGERILEDLLVDAERRLADEGIGGDIFLFKNNTDSAGNSYGCHENYLVARAGEFSRIADVLLPFLVTRQLICGAGKVLQTPRGAVYCLSQRAEHIWEGVSSATTRSRPIINTRDEPHADAERYRRLHVIVGDSNMSEVTTLLKVGSANLVLEMIEQGVQFRDFSLDNPIRAIREISHDLTGRRTVRLAGGKEASALDIQREYYEKAVEHVAKRSPDPMAQRVLELWGRTLDAVESQDLSKIDREIDWAIKNRLMERYMAKHNMDLSNPRIAQLDLAYHDIRRGRGVFDLLQRKGQVERVTDDGEIEAAKDTPPQTTRAKLRGDFIAAAQAAGRDFTVDWVHLKLNDQAQRTVLCKDPFRAVDERVERLISSL is encoded by the coding sequence ATGCAGCGGCGGATCTTCGGCATTGAGACAGAATTCGGGGTGACCTGCACCTTCCACGGGCAGCGTCGTCTGTCCCCGGACGAGGTCGCGCGGTACTTGTTCCGCCGGGTCGTCTCCTGGGGACGCTCGTCCAACGTCTTCCTGCGCAACGGCTCACGGCTCTACCTGGACGTCGGCTCGCACCCGGAGTACGCCACGGCCGAATGCGACGACCTGGCCCAGCTGGTCACGCACGACAAGGCGGGCGAGCGGATCCTCGAGGACCTGCTCGTCGACGCGGAACGCCGACTGGCCGACGAGGGCATCGGCGGCGACATCTTCCTGTTCAAGAACAACACCGACTCGGCCGGCAACTCCTACGGCTGCCACGAGAACTACCTGGTCGCGCGCGCCGGCGAGTTCTCCCGCATCGCCGACGTCCTGCTGCCCTTCCTGGTCACGCGCCAGCTGATCTGCGGTGCGGGCAAGGTCCTGCAGACCCCGCGCGGCGCCGTGTACTGCCTCTCCCAGCGCGCCGAGCACATCTGGGAGGGCGTGTCCTCCGCGACCACCCGCTCCCGCCCGATCATCAACACCCGCGACGAGCCCCACGCCGACGCCGAACGCTACCGGCGCCTGCACGTCATCGTCGGCGACTCGAACATGTCCGAGGTCACCACGCTGCTCAAGGTCGGCAGCGCCAACCTGGTGCTGGAGATGATCGAACAGGGCGTCCAGTTCCGCGACTTCTCCCTGGACAACCCGATCCGCGCCATCCGCGAGATCTCCCACGACCTGACGGGCCGCCGCACCGTCCGCCTGGCCGGCGGCAAGGAAGCCTCCGCGCTCGACATCCAGCGCGAGTACTACGAGAAGGCCGTCGAACACGTCGCCAAGCGCTCCCCGGACCCGATGGCGCAGCGCGTCCTCGAACTGTGGGGCCGCACGCTCGACGCCGTCGAGTCGCAGGACCTCTCGAAGATCGACCGCGAGATCGACTGGGCCATCAAGAACCGCCTGATGGAGCGGTACATGGCCAAGCACAACATGGACCTCTCCAACCCGCGCATCGCCCAGCTCGACCTCGCCTACCACGACATCCGGCGCGGCCGCGGCGTGTTCGACCTGCTGCAGCGCAAGGGCCAGGTCGAACGGGTGACCGACGACGGCGAGATCGAGGCCGCGAAGGACACCCCGCCGCAGACGACCCGCGCCAAGCTGCGCGGTGACTTCATCGCGGCGGCGCAGGCGGCCGGGCGGGACTTCACCGTCGACTGGGTGCACCTGAAGCTGAACGACCAGGCGCAGCGGACGGTGCTGTGCAAGGACCCGTTCCGGGCGGTGGACGAGCGCGTGGAAAGGCTCATTTCGTCGCTGTAG
- a CDS encoding bifunctional phosphatase PAP2/diacylglycerol kinase family protein, with the protein MSSSANLPPSRLDRGLKRLSKAANHSVLWFVIAGILATGKGPLRRGALRGLAAIAGASTSANLVGKSLFPRRRPAADLLALDRRLSRRPTSSSFPSGHAASAAAFATAVALESPGAGAVMAPIAAAVAYSRVHTGVHWPTDVAAGAAVGVGAAYLTRRWWPIGMHEPASAYEHADLTPLQEGDGLVVVVNPNSGLGPDPTPQIIEEWPKAQVVGIEKLDSLPDAKALGVAGGDGTVAAVASIAAEHDLPMVLVPSGTLNHFARDVGITGLHDTAQAVADGVGVRVDLAQVNDQWFVNTASLGGYPDMVRLREKLEKRWGKWPAAGMALFRVLQRAKPLDITIDGEKHLVWLLFVGNGPYRPKGFAPTMRPRLDDGLLDVRYVRADRRYSRTRFFLGALLGALEHSRMYKHFEVASLDVEVHGAPISIATDGEVRERANHFKFRSRAAALGIYRP; encoded by the coding sequence ATGAGCTCCTCCGCCAACCTGCCTCCGAGCAGGCTCGACAGGGGTTTGAAGCGACTCTCGAAAGCCGCCAACCACAGCGTGCTGTGGTTCGTCATCGCAGGCATTCTGGCAACGGGCAAAGGCCCCTTGCGACGAGGTGCGCTGAGGGGGCTCGCGGCCATCGCCGGGGCTTCTACCAGCGCGAACCTGGTCGGCAAGTCGTTGTTCCCGCGACGCAGGCCCGCCGCGGACCTGCTCGCGCTCGACCGCAGGCTGTCACGCCGGCCGACGTCCTCGTCGTTCCCCTCGGGGCACGCCGCGTCGGCCGCCGCTTTCGCCACGGCGGTGGCGCTGGAATCGCCCGGAGCGGGCGCTGTGATGGCTCCGATCGCGGCCGCCGTGGCTTACTCACGCGTGCACACGGGCGTTCACTGGCCGACCGATGTGGCGGCCGGTGCGGCGGTGGGCGTGGGTGCCGCGTATCTCACGCGCCGGTGGTGGCCCATCGGGATGCACGAGCCCGCCTCCGCCTACGAGCACGCCGACCTGACGCCGTTGCAGGAGGGCGACGGCCTGGTCGTGGTGGTGAACCCGAACTCGGGGCTCGGGCCCGACCCGACGCCGCAGATCATCGAGGAATGGCCGAAAGCGCAGGTCGTGGGCATCGAGAAGCTCGACTCGCTGCCGGACGCGAAGGCGCTCGGCGTGGCGGGCGGCGACGGCACGGTGGCCGCGGTGGCCTCGATCGCCGCCGAACACGACCTGCCGATGGTGCTCGTCCCGTCCGGCACGTTGAACCACTTCGCACGCGACGTCGGCATCACCGGTCTGCACGACACGGCGCAGGCGGTCGCGGACGGCGTCGGCGTGCGGGTGGACCTCGCGCAGGTCAACGACCAGTGGTTCGTCAACACGGCGTCGCTGGGCGGCTACCCGGACATGGTGCGGCTGCGGGAGAAGCTGGAGAAGCGCTGGGGCAAGTGGCCTGCGGCCGGGATGGCGCTGTTCCGCGTGCTGCAGCGCGCCAAGCCGCTGGACATCACCATCGACGGCGAGAAGCACCTCGTGTGGCTGCTGTTCGTGGGCAACGGGCCGTACCGGCCGAAGGGGTTCGCGCCCACGATGCGCCCGCGGCTGGACGACGGTCTGCTCGACGTCCGGTACGTCCGGGCGGACCGGAGGTACTCGCGCACGAGGTTCTTCCTGGGTGCACTGCTCGGGGCCCTCGAACACTCGCGCATGTACAAGCACTTCGAGGTCGCCTCGTTGGACGTCGAGGTGCACGGGGCGCCGATCTCGATCGCGACCGACGGTGAGGTGCGCGAGCGGGCCAACCACTTCAAGTTCCGTTCGCGGGCGGCAGCTCTCGGCATCTACCGGCCGTAG
- a CDS encoding IclR family transcriptional regulator, giving the protein MPGPIQSIQRAAEVLKLLAHGGAHQLSVAEISRALDLAKPTVHGILRTLHEVGFVEQEVEGGKYRLGAALFQIGTSYLDGNELRAKALNWSDTLAMRAREAVRIGVLHGRHVLVVHHVFRPDNSRQALDTGALLPWHATALGKVLVAFGERPDGELQRFTRHTLDEAGLEAALDVVRSLDWGYDLHELVEGEASIAAPIRDRRGVVVGAVGVSGPVERLCEAPDRPPRLELVSYVREAARSVSRELGGLSW; this is encoded by the coding sequence GTGCCCGGACCCATTCAGTCCATCCAGCGCGCGGCGGAGGTCCTCAAGCTGCTCGCCCACGGCGGCGCGCACCAGCTGAGCGTCGCCGAGATCTCCCGTGCCCTCGACCTGGCGAAGCCGACGGTGCACGGGATCCTGCGGACGTTGCACGAGGTCGGGTTCGTGGAGCAGGAGGTCGAGGGCGGCAAGTACCGCCTGGGGGCCGCGCTGTTCCAGATCGGCACGTCGTACCTCGACGGCAACGAGCTGCGCGCCAAGGCGTTGAACTGGTCGGACACGCTGGCGATGCGGGCGCGCGAGGCGGTGCGCATCGGCGTGCTGCACGGCAGGCACGTGCTCGTCGTGCACCACGTGTTCCGGCCGGACAACAGCCGGCAGGCGCTCGACACCGGTGCGCTGCTGCCGTGGCACGCCACCGCGCTGGGCAAGGTGCTGGTGGCGTTCGGCGAGCGGCCGGACGGCGAGCTGCAGCGGTTCACCCGGCACACGCTGGACGAGGCCGGTCTGGAGGCCGCGCTGGACGTGGTCCGGTCCCTCGACTGGGGCTACGACCTGCACGAGCTCGTCGAGGGCGAGGCGTCGATCGCGGCGCCGATCAGGGACCGCCGCGGTGTCGTCGTGGGCGCGGTCGGCGTGTCCGGGCCGGTCGAGCGGCTTTGCGAGGCGCCGGACCGGCCACCACGCCTGGAGCTCGTGTCGTACGTGCGTGAGGCAGCTCGCAGTGTCTCCAGGGAGCTGGGCGGCCTCTCCTGGTAG